From one Mesoplodon densirostris isolate mMesDen1 chromosome 19, mMesDen1 primary haplotype, whole genome shotgun sequence genomic stretch:
- the NUDT7 gene encoding LOW QUALITY PROTEIN: peroxisomal coenzyme A diphosphatase NUDT7 (The sequence of the model RefSeq protein was modified relative to this genomic sequence to represent the inferred CDS: inserted 1 base in 1 codon), producing MPVRAICFSPPPXPGRSYRKQTFPGTMWRSCPPQEPVRNSLIDDAKARLRKHDVGTKYSHLLSNKYSILLPLLAKEGKLYLLFTLRSEKLRRSPGEVCFPGGKCEPTDEDDVATALREAQEEVGLHPHQVEVVCRLVPVLFDRDTLITPVVGFIDSNFQAKPNPDEVKNVFLVPLEYFLHPSVYQQNHLTRSGHHIIIHCFEYTNPEDGVTYHIRGMTAKCALFVALIILGKKPSFEVEFNLNDLMSSSEESLLKLHKHAISKL from the exons ATGCCCGTCCGGGCGATTTGTTTTtctcccccgc gccccgggaGGAGTTACCGGAAACAAACTTTCCCGGGGACGATGTGGCGATCCTGTCCTCCCCAGGAGCCAGTCAG aAACAGTTTGATAGATGACGCTAAGGCCCGCTTAAGAAAACATGACGTTGGGACCAAATATTCTCACTTGTTGTCTAACAAATATTCCATCCTTTTACCATTGTTGGCTAAAGAAGGAAAACTCTACCTGTTGTTCACCCTTCGGTCAGAGAAG CTGAGGAGGTCACCTGGAGAGGTCTGCTTTCCTGGAGGCAAGTGCGAACCTACAGATGAGGACGACGTGGCCACGGCTCtccgggaagcccaggaggaaGTGGGGCTGCACCCTCATCAGGTGGAGGTCGTCTGCCGCCTGGTACCAGTGCTGTTTGAC AGAGATACACTGATAACCCCTGTTGTAGGATTTATAGACTCCAACTTCCAGGCCAAGCCTAACCCCGATGAAGTTAAGAATGTGTTCCTGGTGCCTCTGGAATATTTCCTGCATCCCAGCGTCTACCAGCAGAATCACCTGACACGCTCTGGTCATCATATTATTATTCACTGCTTTGAGTACACGAACCCTGAAGATGGTGTGACTTATCATATCCGGGGAATGACTGCAAAATGTGCCTTGTTTGTTGCcttaattattttggggaaaaaacccTCCTTTGAGGTTGAATTTAATCTCAACGATCTGATGTCATCCTCTGAAGAGTCTTTACTGAAGCTTCATAAACATGCTATAAGCAAGTTATGA